The Clostridiaceae bacterium HFYG-1003 genome includes a window with the following:
- a CDS encoding OsmC family protein, producing MGKYKVTTSLSSKRVYENQTGSFQSDLDFDEVQAPGAAQYFLSSLGSCKLVSLLELRTRFQIDIEEAYLEVSGETGRAGTIENTRFPIFRFQRIEYEFHIRSPHTDDELMEYLKYVNAACTMGNSISEKIEQIYRIIRI from the coding sequence ATGGGTAAATATAAAGTAACAACATCACTCAGTTCAAAACGGGTGTATGAGAATCAAACCGGCTCTTTTCAGTCGGACCTTGATTTCGACGAAGTCCAGGCCCCTGGCGCGGCTCAGTATTTCCTGTCCAGCCTTGGATCGTGCAAACTGGTTTCTCTTCTGGAATTAAGAACCAGATTCCAGATAGACATAGAAGAAGCTTACCTGGAGGTCAGCGGAGAAACCGGTCGGGCTGGAACGATCGAAAATACCAGATTTCCCATCTTTCGTTTTCAGCGGATTGAATATGAATTTCATATCCGGAGCCCACATACAGATGACGAACTGATGGAATATCTCAAATATGTCAACGCAGCTTGCACTATGGGTAATTCAATTTCCGAAAAAATCGAACAAATCTATCGGATTATCCGGATTTAA
- a CDS encoding NUDIX domain-containing protein, translating to MELLDIYDRDGKKKGITVFRGEYIRPDDYILVVHVYIYNENRDFLIQRRSRKKKVNSGKWDITGGAVQAGEDSRSAALRETKEEIGLELDPDRMRFVGRSVSIKHLVDVYFVETEVDPANCCLQEEEVSEVKLIPPMKLLEALKISDFQDRSYAEIVKAEVLRLLAAEGTTE from the coding sequence ATGGAATTATTGGATATCTATGACCGGGATGGCAAGAAAAAGGGTATCACTGTGTTCCGAGGTGAATATATCAGACCGGATGATTATATCCTGGTGGTTCATGTATATATTTATAACGAAAACAGAGATTTCCTGATTCAGAGAAGATCCCGAAAGAAAAAAGTCAACTCCGGCAAATGGGACATCACAGGCGGTGCTGTTCAGGCAGGAGAAGATTCCCGCTCAGCAGCCCTGCGGGAAACGAAAGAGGAGATTGGGCTTGAACTTGATCCGGATCGCATGCGCTTTGTAGGCCGCAGTGTTTCGATCAAGCATCTTGTCGACGTTTACTTTGTGGAAACTGAAGTGGATCCAGCCAACTGCTGCCTCCAGGAAGAGGAAGTATCCGAAGTGAAGCTGATACCTCCCATGAAGCTGCTGGAGGCCCTAAAGATCTCTGATTTTCAGGATCGCAGCTACGCTGAAATTGTGAAGGCTGAGGTACTGCGACTTCTGGCCGCAGAGGGAACAACTGAATAA
- the iorA gene encoding indolepyruvate ferredoxin oxidoreductase subunit alpha → MKELLTGNEALARGAFEAGVRFASAYPGTPSTEILENTALYKDAIVAEWANNEKVALEAAAGAAVAGARSFAAMKHVGVNVAADPLFTFAYTGVNGGFVLITADEPGQHSSQNEQDNRHYAKFAKIPCIEPKDSPECKDYMIRAFEISEQFDTPVLLRVTTRVCHSKGIVELGERREVPIKDYVKDVRKYITVPAHAKQLRAKVEDRINSMREFSNQTAMNRIEWNDKKIGIIASGGCIDYAHEVFGDSASYLMIGFSYPLPDEQIREFCSKIETVYVIEENDPIIEEEAQRLGFTVHGKDTFPPFGEMTPDVIRQSVFGKMLDSVDGTTDKVVPRPPSLCAGCPHRGFFYEVGKLKNTMISGDIGCYTLGFAEPYNAMDINLCMGASVSVGHGAQRVFDMKQDNKMRVVTVLGDSTFFHTGINSLINTAYNGSNTINIILDNRITGMTGHQENPGSGYTLHGKEVQELDLEALVRACGIKQVVTIDPNDLTAVKNALKWAHSLEEPSVIITRWPCVLKKLQEKDKIEFVNVFKSKCYVDQDMCIGCRACTRTGCPAIEFDFERKKSYINRNACVGCTVCLQVCPVKAIKKEGE, encoded by the coding sequence ATGAAGGAATTATTAACCGGTAATGAAGCCCTGGCGAGGGGCGCATTCGAGGCCGGAGTCCGATTTGCTTCGGCTTATCCAGGGACTCCAAGTACTGAAATCTTGGAAAATACCGCGCTCTACAAGGATGCCATCGTTGCGGAATGGGCCAACAACGAGAAAGTAGCCCTGGAGGCAGCTGCCGGTGCAGCTGTGGCAGGTGCCAGATCGTTTGCCGCAATGAAACATGTTGGGGTCAATGTAGCTGCCGATCCGCTCTTCACCTTCGCCTATACAGGCGTTAACGGGGGCTTTGTACTCATCACAGCCGATGAACCTGGACAGCATTCTTCACAGAATGAACAGGATAACCGGCATTATGCCAAGTTTGCCAAAATCCCATGCATCGAACCAAAGGATTCACCGGAGTGCAAGGATTATATGATCCGTGCATTCGAGATTTCCGAACAATTTGATACTCCGGTACTTCTGCGAGTAACAACCAGAGTCTGCCATTCCAAGGGAATTGTTGAACTGGGAGAGCGCAGAGAAGTACCGATCAAGGACTATGTCAAGGATGTCCGTAAGTACATCACTGTCCCGGCACATGCCAAGCAGCTGCGTGCCAAGGTCGAAGACCGGATCAACAGCATGAGAGAATTCTCCAACCAGACCGCCATGAACCGGATTGAGTGGAACGATAAGAAGATCGGAATCATCGCTTCCGGCGGATGCATTGATTACGCCCATGAAGTATTCGGCGATTCGGCATCCTATCTGATGATCGGCTTTTCCTATCCGCTGCCGGATGAACAAATTCGCGAATTCTGCAGTAAGATTGAAACAGTATATGTAATTGAAGAAAATGATCCGATCATTGAAGAAGAAGCGCAGCGCTTAGGATTCACGGTTCATGGCAAGGATACCTTCCCACCATTTGGTGAGATGACACCTGATGTGATCAGACAGTCAGTCTTTGGCAAAATGCTGGATTCGGTAGATGGAACCACGGATAAGGTCGTTCCAAGACCTCCGTCACTGTGTGCCGGCTGCCCTCACAGAGGATTCTTCTATGAAGTAGGAAAACTCAAGAACACCATGATCTCAGGCGATATCGGATGCTATACGCTCGGTTTTGCTGAGCCATACAATGCCATGGATATCAATCTGTGCATGGGGGCCTCAGTATCAGTCGGTCACGGAGCTCAGCGCGTCTTTGACATGAAGCAGGACAACAAAATGAGAGTTGTCACCGTTCTGGGAGATTCAACTTTCTTCCATACCGGCATCAATTCGTTGATTAATACTGCCTACAATGGCAGCAATACCATCAATATTATCCTTGACAACCGCATCACCGGCATGACCGGACATCAGGAAAATCCTGGTTCAGGCTATACTCTGCATGGCAAAGAGGTTCAGGAACTGGATCTGGAAGCTTTAGTCAGAGCCTGTGGCATCAAGCAGGTCGTAACGATTGATCCCAATGACCTGACAGCCGTCAAAAATGCTCTTAAATGGGCACATTCCCTGGAAGAGCCCTCGGTGATCATTACCAGATGGCCCTGTGTCCTGAAAAAACTTCAGGAAAAAGACAAAATTGAATTCGTCAATGTCTTCAAGTCGAAATGCTACGTCGATCAGGATATGTGCATCGGCTGCCGTGCTTGTACGAGAACGGGATGTCCGGCCATTGAATTCGACTTTGAACGTAAAAAATCATACATCAATCGCAACGCCTGTGTTGGCTGTACGGTCTGTCTGCAGGTATGTCCAGTGAAAGCAATCAAGAAGGAGGGGGAATAA
- a CDS encoding alpha/beta hydrolase-fold protein, with protein MIRKNINYPFYDGSKRKIRVLLPDGANKSATYPALYLFDGQNVFDPEDSYVGVTWEVREAIELLTDQGKLAPMVIIAIDHAEERRLNEYGPFSMKYKRRKIKGEGIRFAQFLVEELIPYLEKKLPLIPKASSRYLAGSSMGGLMTAYTVLAYPDFFAKAGIFSLCSWISKDEFSSFMDQHQVDSDLDFYIQVGGREGLDISTGKEQKKTSRTYLQDTLDFTEKLKEIGTKEDQILLRIGSDDWHSESCWKNYMPEFLQWLQGTERK; from the coding sequence TTGATTCGTAAAAATATTAATTACCCATTCTACGATGGGTCCAAGCGAAAAATTCGGGTTTTGCTTCCGGATGGAGCGAATAAGTCGGCAACCTATCCTGCATTATACCTGTTCGATGGTCAGAATGTGTTTGATCCGGAGGATTCCTATGTCGGTGTGACCTGGGAGGTCAGGGAAGCGATAGAGCTGCTTACAGATCAGGGGAAACTGGCACCAATGGTTATTATTGCGATTGACCACGCCGAAGAACGGCGCCTGAATGAATATGGTCCGTTCTCCATGAAATATAAACGGAGAAAAATCAAGGGGGAAGGAATTCGATTTGCCCAATTCCTGGTAGAGGAACTGATTCCATATCTGGAGAAAAAACTTCCGCTGATCCCCAAGGCTTCTTCCCGCTATTTGGCTGGGTCGTCGATGGGAGGATTGATGACGGCTTATACGGTACTGGCTTATCCGGACTTTTTCGCCAAGGCGGGAATATTTTCCCTTTGTTCATGGATCAGCAAAGATGAATTTTCGTCCTTCATGGATCAGCACCAAGTTGACTCGGATCTGGATTTTTATATTCAGGTGGGAGGACGGGAAGGGCTTGATATCAGTACTGGAAAAGAGCAAAAGAAGACCTCCCGTACCTATCTTCAGGACACTCTTGATTTTACTGAAAAACTGAAAGAAATCGGAACGAAGGAAGACCAGATTCTGCTGCGGATCGGTTCTGATGACTGGCACAGTGAGTCCTGCTGGAAGAACTATATGCCTGAGTTTCTCCAATGGCTTCAAGGGACTGAAAGAAAATAA
- a CDS encoding indolepyruvate oxidoreductase subunit beta — protein MTKSILLVGVGGQGTILASKLLTLGLMEAGYDVKMSEIHGMSQRGGSVSSQVRYGKKVAAPVIEKGGADILVSFEKMEALRWLEYLKPNGKVVVNNFEISPMPVLSGKMPYAKDILETIQSKTDTTVINAAEEAEKLGNPKVMNIILLGTIVKAMGLEDINWNELIAKNVKPAFIDLNQKALSVGMNLI, from the coding sequence ATGACCAAATCAATCCTGTTAGTAGGAGTGGGCGGTCAGGGAACCATCCTTGCATCGAAACTGCTCACTTTGGGCCTGATGGAAGCAGGCTATGATGTTAAAATGTCAGAAATCCACGGCATGAGCCAACGCGGAGGATCAGTCTCCAGCCAGGTACGCTATGGTAAAAAGGTGGCGGCCCCCGTGATTGAAAAGGGCGGTGCAGATATTCTGGTTTCTTTCGAAAAGATGGAAGCGTTGCGTTGGCTGGAATATCTGAAGCCTAATGGCAAGGTTGTTGTCAATAATTTTGAAATCAGCCCAATGCCCGTACTTTCCGGTAAGATGCCCTATGCCAAAGATATTCTGGAAACCATTCAGTCAAAGACTGATACTACAGTAATCAATGCAGCCGAAGAAGCTGAAAAACTCGGCAACCCGAAAGTAATGAACATTATTCTTCTGGGAACCATTGTAAAAGCCATGGGACTGGAAGACATCAACTGGAATGAACTCATTGCCAAGAATGTTAAGCCAGCTTTCATTGATCTTAATCAGAAAGCGCTTTCTGTTGGTATGAACCTGATTTAA